DNA sequence from the Mustelus asterias unplaced genomic scaffold, sMusAst1.hap1.1 HAP1_SCAFFOLD_152, whole genome shotgun sequence genome:
accttcttcattgtccactctgccaccaatcttggcgtaaTTTGccaacgtactaaccatgccttctaaattctcatccaaatcattaatataaatgacgggGTAGGATGAGTGACTTTGCAGATGGcataaagattggctgggtggtgaaAGGGAGGCTGAGTTTCTTAGtctgcaagaagatatagacaggataatcaaacgggcggataagtggcagatggaatttaaccccgaaAGATGTGAGCtaacacactttggaaggaataatttggcaaggaagtattcaatgaagggcatggcacttggaagttctgtggaatatagggacattggcgtgtttgtccataatctctgaaggtagaagggtatattagtaggatggtgaaaaaaaaacatatggGGCACTTGTCTTTAACAATCGGGGCATCGACTGCAATAAaatgtcatgttggagttgcatagaactttggtggggccacagctagagtactgtgtgcagttttggtcgccacaaggtagcaaggatgtgattgcactggagggggtgcagaggaaattcaccatgatgctgtctgggatggaacatgtaaGTTCTGAAGGGAGAttgggtaggcttggattgttttcttgagagcagagaatactgaggggggacctgatcgagctgtacaaaattatgagggcatcgacagagtggataggaagcagctgttccccttggttgaagggtcagtaaaaagaggacataggttcaatgtgaggggcaggaagttgagGGTGGATGtgcggaaaaacatttttacccaagggTAGTGACGGTCGGGAATGCGCTGCCTTGGAAGGTGatggaggcaagttgcctcacatcctttaaaagtatgTGTTCAGCAattggcatatcataacattcaggcctATGGGTCAAGTGGTGGTGGATGCGATTTGATTGGAGATCAGATGCTTCTTCgatgtcagagcagactcgatgggccgaagagcctcttctgtactgcatgattctattattctataaacaAATTCACTATGAACCGTATCAACGTCAGCCATATTCCTTGCCAGTTCTCAGATAGGCACTGATTGGTTCGAAGTTTGTTTCATTTTCCAGGATCCAGCtcaattaaataaatgtatttcttatgctctgtgtgtcattaataaaaatcttcCTCTGACGTGAGACCTTGTTTTGTCCTTGTGCCCCTGTTGATGCCTTTGTCATTCTGCTCATGCtttgattttcctcatgtcaccttagAAAGAACCAGAGAAATGTAACAGcatagaaggaatccattcggcctATCTTGTCCTTGCCAGACTGAGGACACTCAGGTGTCCTTTCCAAGCTCACCTTCTTGTTATGTAGCTGAAAGCATGCTGGAGATCCAAATAATTATTTCCAAAAAAATAGGATTTGCAACTCTGTGGCTGTCTAAAGCAAACATTTCCAATCacactcgctggcagcggggctcGAATCTGCACGGAGAAACCCCATCGGGTTTcaaatccaacgccttaaccacacGGCCACAGCAGCTGCTTATTTAACAaatgaaagcaaatcactgcggacgctggaatctgaaaccaaaagagaaaatgctggaaaatctcagcaagtttggcagcatctgtaaggtgagaaaagagctgacgtttcgagtccagacgacccgttgtcaaagctttgacaaagagtcatctggactcgaaacgtcagctcttttctttctttacagatgctgtcagacctgctgagattttccagtgttttatcTATTGGCAGATCTTATTTGTCATAATAATGTAACCACCTCAGTAACGTTCATATTAACTTCATCAGGCACCAGGATTGCGCAACACACAGTGTGGGAGCTGAAATTTGTTCCTCTACTTTTACTTTGAGTCTTTGTGTCTGGCTGAAAATTCATTTATTCGGTCAGAGACTTGATTTTCTCTTCCAATATTTTTCATCAAAAAAGAATTATGTCCGAACAAAAAATGAAAAAGgtatctgcattttatttcattccTGTCAAATGTTTCGTTCGCCCTGTTTTTGTCCACTCAGTTTAAAACACAAGAGGCCGTGGATAAGGTTCAAAATAAATGAGCAATGCattggccaggaatcaaacctgggtcatcTGCTTGGAAGGCAGTTATGCTCACCCctataccaccatcgctcactcTGCTGAAACAACCGTTActttcattagttataattactgaacttcctgagttgctgatttcatcagatACCAGATGTGTCCATAGCACAGTTTGTaaactgaacttggcttgtctcATAGTTCTGGACAGTTTAGGCCACCTTTCTTTTTACtattgtttctgactgagaactcattgattagttttgaggtctttaatttcatttaaacaacatttcagctgaaagcaaattgaatgtgGATTTTCCATGAGAAACACAGCGATGATGAGAATTTTTAGTCAATTTTATTTTAGGAGTGCCCACCTACTGTTCTGACCTGCGATAGATAATTAAATGAATTACCACTGTGATGGCCAGgaactgacccttggtcaaatgtTCGCACAGTCACCAACATcactcacctggctctgccaccccctcagtaagaaagtccagctctgacagtgaatctggtcACCTTCGGGCCCAATCGGAGGATGGTCAAAACATGTCTGCCACTGtcagaaactccattatcagcgagtgggggatgattatttaactggctgtcactggttgttgaggttgtgatttactgttacctgtcagtgcaggaaaaacaaataaaacaggaaaattgaGAGACTCCGAGAGCAGTTAATTTGTATCTTCACCCTAAAGAAACACAATGCTGTCTGCAACCGCTATAATAACTGAAAAAACAGATATAACTGTCTGTTGCCGCAGAATCTGGTTTACAGATGTGGCCGTtcaccccatggactgcagcggttccagaaggcagctcttcACCACctacccaagggcaattagggatgggcaactaatgctgacccagacagcgacactcatatccatgaatgaattcaaagacaATCTGCGGGGAGCGGGCTTCAGAGTGTTTAATAGTTACTGAGGCGAAAATCTATAACGACGCCCCCGGGATACAGAGCAAAGGCTAAAAGGAGGAGAAATTCCGTCCTGGGACCTTCCAGTTGGTAAATgttttgtcctgtgaatgtgtaggtgtgaatattgtgtaagagagagtgtatgaaaggGACGGGCGGGTCAGACTAatccaactgtgtttgtgtgtctgttctgatcatgagATCACCGAGTCcctcttgtgtaaaataaaacaattttccaATCAAAGATTCCCTTAATCCCCCTGCTGAGCCCCAAAGTGAGATTTCAAGGCAAATGGTTCGCTAAATTGAAGATTTGAGTGGAAAAGTCGAGAACATGTCAGCTATCGCGTGTGAGAGCGCGATCAGTGCAGCAGTAAAACGGGTttcagtggaaaatggagttcTCAGTTCGAGTTAAACCTTTTCAACAGCAAACATTCGTGTGTCAGAGACATGAAGGATGTGAGCTGGATCTCTGGAGAGgcggaatttcattgcaatgggagagtttgttaggagagagaaacacagagaggctggaggagccgggagctgacagcagcttgtctctgctccgtccgctcactgcctttaagttgctctgtgccgccaccactgggttcatttcggatccagttctgactctcacacagattttccacacactctcggatatgactgaaactgcagccgccgaaacggctcctgcagccgctcccgctcaagtGAAGTCTCCCAGGAAGAAGAAGGCGGCTCCCCGACCTGCGGCAGCCGGTCCCAAGTTAGGCGAGCAGATCCTCAATGTTGTGGCGGGTTGTAGCGATCGCAAGGGGATGTCCCTGGCCGCGataaagaaagctttggctggcagcggagtggatgtggggaagcgcTGCTCCCAGATCAGGTTAACTATCAAGAGGAAGGTGGAGAAAGGCTCTCTGGTGCAGACAAAGGGACAGGGCGCCTCCGGCTCCTTCAAACTCGCTAAGAAGGAAAACCcggggaaaatgggaaagaaggtgaagacaccaacagccaagaaatctttagtaaagaaaacagcggccaagaaggtgacaacaaagaaagcagcagccaagaaacccgcagcaaagaaactcgcagcaaagaaaactccagtgaagaaatcaacagtgaagaaaacaagcagcaagaaggcggcaactccaaaaaaggcggtGAAGAAAGCAGCCCTGAAGAAAAAGTCTCCTGTGAAGAAGGTGACGGGCGGAAAGTCTGTCAAAAAAGTGACAAAATCGAAGGCcaaacccaaagtgaaagcagcaaaagcgaagaaagcgtcaggaaagaagtgaaacaacccgagcaaattgtaaacctctgaacccaaaggctctgctcagagccacccacatctctcaggaaagagctgatcccgcaagaaaatgattcctgtcccgcggcccggttcat
Encoded proteins:
- the LOC144485044 gene encoding histone H1-like, with product MTETAAAETAPAAAPAQVKSPRKKKAAPRPAAAGPKLGEQILNVVAGCSDRKGMSLAAIKKALAGSGVDVGKRCSQIRLTIKRKVEKGSLVQTKGQGASGSFKLAKKENPGKMGKKVKTPTAKKSLVKKTAAKKVTTKKAAAKKPAAKKLAAKKTPVKKSTVKKTSSKKAATPKKAVKKAALKKKSPVKKVTGGKSVKKVTKSKAKPKVKAAKAKKASGKK